The nucleotide sequence CTGCGGAATTCGGGGCCGCCACGGCGCCAGCTGGTGCTGCCGTTGGTGTTGCCGGTGCTGGCGCCGGCGCCGAGGCTCATCTGGGTGAGCTGCAGCTGGAGCGCCTCGACCTCATCCTGCAGCGCCTCAACGTCGGCGCTGGCGGTCGGCGTGGACTGCCCGGCCTCAAGACCATCGAGCCGGCGTTGCAGCGCTTCGATCTGTGCGCTTTGCTGTTCCAGGCGCCGCAGCAGGGTGTCCTCGGCGGTGTCGGCCAGCACCGGTGGCGACAGCAGGCCGGCACCCAGTACGCCGGCAATGGCAGTGGTTCGGAAGGCGTTCATGAATCTTCTCCTGGTCTGTCCGGCGCGGAGTGCCGATCGGGTCGTGTCGTGTTGAGGCCGGGGCTTCAACGAGGTGTGGGGGTGCGGCGCATGAAGCCCTGGCCGCGTGCCCAGCGGCTGAACAGCAGCGGCCAGGCCGCGGGTTCGGTCCCCGGCCGGCCCAGTCCCCAGCTATGGCCGCCGGTATCGAACAGCCGCAGCTCGGCGGTAATGCCCTGGGCCTGCAGCGCCTCGAACAGCACCTGGCTGTGGCCGGGGCTGGCGATGGGATCGTCCAGGCAGTGCACCAGGAACATCGGCGGGGTGCTGGCGTCGACATGCAGCTCCGGCGAGTAGGCCTGCTCGACATCGGGTGCGCGGTCCATGTGTTGCCGGGTGCGGGTGGTGTCCAGCGGTGGTCGCATCGACACCACCGGATACAGCAACACCACGAAGTCCGGACGGGCTGACAGCGTGTCGATGGCATCTGCGGGGGGGTAGAAGGCATGGGCATGGCGGGTGCCCGCTACCGCGGCCAGGTGGCCGCCAGCGGACATACCGAGCAGGCCGATCTGGGCCGGGTCGATGCCGAATTCGTCGGCGCGTGCCCGCAGGATCCGCAGCGCGCGCTGGCCATCCTGCACCGGCGCGGCCGGATCCCAGCCATCGGCGGGCAGCCGGTAGTAGAGCACCGCCGCGGTCACCCCCACCGACGCCAGCCATTGGGCCACCGGCACGCTGCCGCGGCCGATCTGGATCCGGAAATAGCCGCCGCCACCGGCGATGATCACGGCGGTGCCGTTGGGGCGCTCGGGACGAAAGATTTCCATGCGGGCGCGGGAGATGTTGCGAACCGCGCCGGTGCCGCTGCCCTCACGGCCGACACGCTCGGGCCCGTTGACCGGCGAGGCGGCGGTGACAGTGGCGGGCCACAGGTCGATCACGACGGGCGCGTCCGCCTGCGCAGTGCCGCACAGCAGCAGGCCGGCAATCATGGCCGTCAACGGCCATCGAAATGCGGTCATCGGGTCGTCTCCTCTCCGTCTGGATGGATGCCGGATCGTCGGGTGTCCGGCTGTTAGCGTTGTACGCGCTCGCGGACGGGGCTCCAATAACTCATTGGTGTTAGGGAACCTCTGCAAAACTACTGCGCTCGGCATCTTGAGTGCCGGCGGTGCTCGAAATGCTCATGTATTGACCCATACACTGTGCTTTCTGCGCTCCGACGGCACTCACCATTTCGTCTGGAACGAAAATGGCGCGTCAGCCCCGAGGGGTCAGGCACAGGGATGTGCCTGACAACCTGCCTTCGCTCGCGACGTTTTTCAGAGGTTCCTTGGGCGTCGCTCAGGCGGCCCGGCGGTCCGGTCCGGTCGCGACTGGTCAAAACGGATGACGACCGCGACGGGGGTGCAGGGCAGCCTGTCGGCACAACATCAACCGGG is from Flagellatimonas centrodinii and encodes:
- a CDS encoding alpha/beta hydrolase, whose amino-acid sequence is MTAFRWPLTAMIAGLLLCGTAQADAPVVIDLWPATVTAASPVNGPERVGREGSGTGAVRNISRARMEIFRPERPNGTAVIIAGGGGYFRIQIGRGSVPVAQWLASVGVTAAVLYYRLPADGWDPAAPVQDGQRALRILRARADEFGIDPAQIGLLGMSAGGHLAAVAGTRHAHAFYPPADAIDTLSARPDFVVLLYPVVSMRPPLDTTRTRQHMDRAPDVEQAYSPELHVDASTPPMFLVHCLDDPIASPGHSQVLFEALQAQGITAELRLFDTGGHSWGLGRPGTEPAAWPLLFSRWARGQGFMRRTPTPR